CGAGTTCGGCTGGATCAACCACTACCTTCGTCTGCTCGGGCTGCCGCCAGCGGCCTGGCTGAACAGCCCGAAGCTCGCCATGCCGTCGCTGGCGCTCATGAGCATCTGGTGGGGGGCGGGCGGGCAGATGCTGATCTACCTGGCGGGCCTGCGGGGTATCCCCGAGGAACTCTACGAGGCGGCGATGATCGATGGCGCCGGCGCCCGGGCGCGCTTCCGGCACGTCACGCTGCCGATGCTGCGCCCGACGCTGCTCTTCTGCCTGGTGATGGCCGTGATCGGCTCCTCGCAAGTGTTCGGTCAGAGCTACATCCTGACGGCCGGCGGTCCGCTTTACAGCACGCTCACCGTTGCCCTCTACATGTACCAGACTGGCTTCAGCCTCTACCGGCTCGGATACGCGTGCGCCGTGGCCTACGCGCTCTTCGTCGTTGTGCTGGGCATCACGCTGGTGCAGTTCCGGCTGCTCTACGCGCGGCGCGAAGGGGAGGCCAGGTGATGGGCGGCCGGCCCCGTCGCGCCATGCGGCGCCTCCTACTCTACGCGGCAATGGTAGCGGCCGCGGCCTTCTTCGTGGCCCCGGTGTTCTGGATGGTCTCGATCTCGCTCCAGCCCGAGAACGAGGTCTTCTCGAAGGCGCCCCACTGGCTGCCGCGCGAGCCGACGCTGCGCAACTACCGCGACCTGTTCGCGCGAGCCGAGGAGGCGCCGGTTGCGCGCTGGTTCGCAAACAGCGTGATCGTGGCCGGTGGAGGCACGCTCACCTACCTGCTGATCGCCTCGATGGCGGCCTACGCCTTCTCGCGCTTGCGGTTCCCTGGCCGCGAGCCGCTCTTCGTTCTGGTGCTCGCCACGCTCATCATCCCGGGTCAGGTTACGATCATCCCGGTGTTCCTGGTCCTGCAGCGGCTCGGCTGGTTCAACACCTATCTGGCGCTGATCGTGCCCGGCCTCTCCGGCGCATTCGGCGTGTTTCTCCTGCGTCAGTTCTTCCTGACGATCCCGCGCGACCTGGAGGAGGCCGCGATGCTCGATGGGTGCGGCCCGGCCGGCATCTACGCGCGCATCATCCTCCCGCTCGCCAAGCCCGCGCTCGCCACGCTGGCCATCTTCTCGTTCCTCGGCGGCTGGAACGACTTCCTGCTGCCGCTGATCGCGACCAACGAGGTCGAGATGCGCACGCTCCCGGTCGGCCTGACGCTCT
This is a stretch of genomic DNA from Chthonomonadales bacterium. It encodes these proteins:
- a CDS encoding sugar ABC transporter permease — protein: MSASLSSARRQEAATGYLFALPYLLLFLVFMVGPMAYGFYISLHEWHILGRQKPFVGLANYRALLADDLFGIAMLNTAYFALLTVIPGNALSLLLAMGLNARIRGETALKTAFYLPVVLSVAVVAIIWRWAYSTEFGWINHYLRLLGLPPAAWLNSPKLAMPSLALMSIWWGAGGQMLIYLAGLRGIPEELYEAAMIDGAGARARFRHVTLPMLRPTLLFCLVMAVIGSSQVFGQSYILTAGGPLYSTLTVALYMYQTGFSLYRLGYACAVAYALFVVVLGITLVQFRLLYARREGEAR
- a CDS encoding carbohydrate ABC transporter permease, which gives rise to MGGRPRRAMRRLLLYAAMVAAAAFFVAPVFWMVSISLQPENEVFSKAPHWLPREPTLRNYRDLFARAEEAPVARWFANSVIVAGGGTLTYLLIASMAAYAFSRLRFPGREPLFVLVLATLIIPGQVTIIPVFLVLQRLGWFNTYLALIVPGLSGAFGVFLLRQFFLTIPRDLEEAAMLDGCGPAGIYARIILPLAKPALATLAIFSFLGGWNDFLLPLIATNEVEMRTLPVGLTLFLGRYDMQYGMVMAVATVASLPVVLIFLAFQRHIVRGVVLSGIKG